A stretch of Lathyrus oleraceus cultivar Zhongwan6 chromosome 6, CAAS_Psat_ZW6_1.0, whole genome shotgun sequence DNA encodes these proteins:
- the LOC127096206 gene encoding uncharacterized protein LOC127096206: MAYTFTFAHSLYIIEPLILKINQTHIMGQNNIKVQVHYNGSLFLDVNVRVIFQNTNIHQLKIHPRSNYTRLKERLENKLQQQISDIYYRYPCFNDGDNSVTYTTTKIEDDNGIELMLQCHSTYNLSSVIGLYVCLVDHNEGPQVTYPTQTSQSHQYQMIQETILSLTPVPNEDVGDDNDYEEARYVNTQNLFSGESDNSDNDISVVHQHEVLDLYNPPLHMRNPTYSHDEDASIFETTKPLQIEEGGGGGVAWNRI, translated from the coding sequence ATGGCTTACACATTCACTTTTGCTCATTCTTTGTATATAATTGAACCCTTAATTCTCAAAATTAATCAGACACACATAATGGGTCAAAACAATATCAAAGTTCAAGTCCATTATAATGGAAGTCTTTTTCTAGATGTCAATGTCAGGGTCATATTTCAAAACACAAACATACATCAACTAAAAATACACCCCAGATCCAATTACACACGTTTAAAAGAAAGACTCGAAAACAAGCTTCAACAACAAATATCTGATATTTATTATCGATATCCATGTTTTAATGACGGAGATAACAGTGTGACTTATACAACAACAAAAATAGAAGACGACAATGGCATCGAATTAATGCTCCAGTGCCACTCGACTTATAATTTGTCAAGTGTGATTGGATTATACGTGTGTTTAGTAGACCACAATGAGGGTCCTCAAGTAACGTATCCGACGCAAACTTCTCAATCTCATCAATATCAAATGATTCAGGAGACTATATTATCGTTGACACCAGTTCCAAATGAGGATGTCGGGGATGATAATGACTATGAAGAAGCGCGGTATGTAAATACGCAAAATCTTTTCAGTGGAGAAAGTGACAACTCTGACAACGATATCTCCGTGGTGCATCAACATGAAGTGCTGGACTTGTACAATCCACCACTACACATGAGAAATCCCACATACTCACATGACGAAGATGCATCAATATTTGAAACCACAAAGCCACTTCAGATAgaggagggggggggggggggggttgcCTGGAATAGAATTTAA
- the LOC127098443 gene encoding uncharacterized protein LOC127098443 encodes MAGGNNSKPSSSSHRKTRWESNSSAAPAVTTNTNTNTNTNTKSPSDPKLKHNTNNPNPNPNPSPKLPNNHPALIPFQFPEPGPPPPPAYGFHMLERRTIILADGSVRSYFALPPDYQDFAPPPRPLDRFDMRFPPRPDYQNPMEASLAKRKYGEDGRDEFARQREQLLRNANGFANRVPGGEFSAGSSGPLKRDMMDPVDLRPSKQSRVDGVASANNARHPQVDQEALKKTFLHFVRLINDNPSLKKSFSQDGKQGRVQCVACGSGSNRVAKEFSDIHALIMHTYNSDNADLRADHLGLHKALCVLMGWNHSTPPDNSKAYQYLSADEAEANQDDLIMWPPLVIIHNTNTEKSRDGRMEGLGNKWMDNKIRELGFVGGKSKALYGKEGHLGITVVKFPDDKSGLEQATRLAEHFKKENHGRKDWTRVHAQSLGKDDESNPNLVQVDEKKGEKRKVLYGYLGTAFDIDKLDFDTRKKVVIKSRREYKPSM; translated from the exons ATGGCCGGCGGCAACAATTCCAAGCCTTCCTCTTCCTCCCACCGCAAAACCCGCTGGGAGTCCAACTCCTCCGCCGCCCCCGCCGTCACTAccaacaccaacacaaacaccAACACCAACACCAAATCTCCTTCCGATCCCAAACTCAAACACAACACCAATAATCCAAACCCTAACCCTAATCCCAGCCCCAAACTTCCAAACAATCACCCTGCCCTAATCCCCTTTCAATTTCCGGAACCCGGTCCACCTCCTCCTCCGGCCTATGGCTTCCACATGCTCGAACGGCGAACAATTATCCTCGCCGACGGCAGCGTCAGATCCTACTTCGCTCTTCCTCCTGATTACCAGGATTTCGCACCCCCGCCTCGCCCTTTAGACCGCTTCGACATGCGATTCCCTCCCCGCCCTGATTACCAGAATCCCATGGAAGCCTCCTTGGCGAAGAGGAAGTATGGGGAGGATGGTAGGGATGAGTTCGCAAGGCAAAGGGAACAGCTTTTGCGTAATGCCAATGGGTTTGCTAATAGGGTTCCTGGTGGTGAGTTTTCTGCTGGTTCCAGTGGTCCCCTTAAGCGAGATATGATGGACCCTGTTGATTTGAGACCTTCTAAGCAGTCAAGGGTTGATGGGGTTGCTAGTGCTAATAATGCTAGGCATCCACAGGTTGATCAGGAGGCTTTGAAGAAAACCTTTCTTCACTTTGTTAGGTTAATCAATGATAATCCATCGCTTAAAAAGAGTTTCTCGCAGGATGGAAAGCAAGGGCGGGTTCAGTGCGTTGCTTGTGGCAGTGGCAGTAACAG GGTTGCTAAAGAATTTTCAGATATACATGCTCTCATTATGCATACTTACAACTCAGATAATGCTGATTTACGTGCTGATCATTTGGGATTACACAAAGCACTGTGTGTCTTAATGGGTTGGAATCACTCAACGCCTCCTGATAACTCAAAGGCGTATCAGTATCTATCTGCTGATGAAGCAGAAGCAAATCAGGATGATCTGATCATGTGGCCACCTTTGGTGATCATCCACAACACAAACACAGAAAAAAGTAGAGATGGTCGTATGGAGGGTTTGGGAAACAAATGGATGGATAATAAAATCAGAG AGCTTGGATTTGTGGGTGGGAAATCAAAGGCATTATATGGAAAAGAAGGTCATTTGGGCATAACAGTGGTTAAATTTCCCGATGACAAATCAGGCTTGGAGCAGGCCACGCGGCTTGCTGAACACTTTAAGAAGGAAAATCATGGACGCAAGGATTGGACTCGTGTGCATGCCCAATCGTTAGGAAAGGATGATGAAAGCAATCCAAACCTTGTGCAGGTTGATGAgaaaaaaggagagaaaaggaagGTCTTGTATGGCTATCTAGGAACCGCTTTTGATATTGACAAACTTGATTTTGATACAAGGAAGAAGGTAGTTATAAAGAGCCGGAGAGAATACAAACCCTCCATGTAG